A part of Fusarium graminearum PH-1 chromosome 3, whole genome shotgun sequence genomic DNA contains:
- a CDS encoding 2,2-dialkylglycine decarboxylase, with protein MASSTAEFWSKADSYVMTTGVPFSPVIISKALGTRLYDTNGKQILDFTSGQMSSLLGHSHPEVVEVVKHYVSELDHLLSNMITHPVVNLAERLAKFLPSPLQKSFFLNTGSESTEAAIKIAKCYTGKFEIVAFSASYHGLTQGSGSATYSAGRSRGGPTMPGSLAFPAPYGYRSPFRKADGSWDWETEMDFGWSLIDRQSVGSLAAFIMEPILSTGGILDLPTGYLKRMQDECRKREMLIIMDEAQTGVGRTGKMFAFEHEEGVVPDILALSKTLGCGLPLASVSTTSEIERGCKEAGFLWLTTHLNDPLTAAVGDKVLEIVERDNICQKASERGQQLRAGLEKLQQKYWCIGDLRGRGLLQGIEIIADPKTKAPGADLGQAISDKAMELGLSCNVVNLPGMGGVFRLAPAVTVTAEEIEQGLEILDKSFGAVLELRGQMTAAA; from the coding sequence atggcatcttccACCGCGGAGTTCTGGTCCAAGGCTGACAGCTATGTCATGACCACCGGAGTCCCATTCTCTCctgtcatcatctccaaagccCTAGGAACCCGCCTCTACGACACAAACGGCAAACAAATCCTCGACTTTACTTCGGGTCAAATGAGCTCTCTTCTCGGTCACTCTCACCCAGAGGTTgtcgaggttgtcaagcACTATGTCTCTGAACTCGACCATCTTCTGAGCAACATGATCACTCACCCCGTTGTCAACCTAGCTGAGAGACTAGCCAAGTTCCTACCCAGCCCCCTACAAAAGTCCTTTTTCCTCAACACTGGCTCCGAGTCAACCGAAGCTGCTatcaagatcgccaagtGTTATACCGGCAAGTTCGAGATTGTGGCCTTTTCAGCCAGTTACCACGGTTTGACTCAAGGTTCTGGCTCCGCTACATACTCTGCTGGTCGCAGTCGAGGTGGTCCAACCATGCCAGGATCTTTGGCTTTTCCTGCACCGTACGGCTACCGCTCTCCCTTTCGAAAGGCTGATGGGTCATGGGATTGGGAGACTGAGATGGACTTTGGCTGGTCCCTGATTGATCGACAGAGCGTTGGGTCCCTTGCTGCCTTTATTATGGAGCCCATTCTTTCCACTGGTGGTATTCTCGACCTGCCTACCGGGTATCTGAAGCGCATGCAAGACGAATGCAGAAAGCGCGAGATGCTgatcatcatggatgaagcCCAGACTGGCGTTGGTCGAACCGGCAAGATGTTTGCTTTTGAGCATGAGGAGGGCGTGGTCCCCGATATCCTGGCCCTCTCCAAAACGCTGGGTTGCGGTCTTCCCCTAGCTTCCGTCAGCACCACATCCGAAATTGAGCGCGGCTGTAAGGAGGCCGGTTTCCTTTGGCTCACCACTCATCTCAACGACCCTCTCACAGCAGCCGtcggcgacaaggttctcgagaTCGTCGAGCGCGACAACATTTGTCAAAAGGCCAGCGAACGAGGCCAGCAACTCCGCgctggtcttgagaagcttcaaCAAAAGTACTGGTGTATCGGAGATCTTCGGGGTCGAGGCCTTTTGCAAGGTATCGAGATTATTGCTGATCCCAAGACAAAGGCCCCTGGTGCTGATCTGGGCCAGGCCATCTCTGACAAGGCGATGGAGCTGGGTCTGTCGTGTAATGTTGTCAATCTGCCCGGTATGGGTGGTGTTTTTCGTTTGGCTCCtgctgtcactgtcactgccgaggagattgagcagGGACTAGAAATTCTGGACAAGTCTTTTGGTGCGGTATTGGAGTTGCGCGGTCAGATGACAGCCGCTGCTTGA